Part of the Candidatus Neomarinimicrobiota bacterium genome is shown below.
CGCTGGCCGGACACGGTATCCGCCTACACGGGAGATTAAAACTGCCACTGGGAAAGGGACTGATTGTGTTGCGGATAGCTCAGCAGTGGTGGCGAACCGATACCGAAGAAACAGCGCTGCAGGAACGTTTGCAGGTGGGCCTCCAGTTGGATATTGCACTCTAAGCAATACCCTTCTAAGTTTCTGAGGAAAGCGCAATTGCCGGACGATTGAATAATCAGGACAAAGAGTCTGGAAGGTACCTTGAAATATAGCGTCTATCGCGGATACACGGCCTGCCTGTTAGGACGGTTGCTGCTACCCATCGCGCTTCTGCCCGTCATTCTAGCGGCCGATGAGATACGAGTGGTGTTCCCCAATCAGCCGGAGCGAAGAGACGTGCTGCGTACTTTCTTCCTTGGCAACGTCGAGTATCTCAGCAGCCAGGAGCTGGCTACCATTTACTCAGTGAACACTTATATCAATGACAACGTCAACAAACTGGTACTTTATTTCTGGGATGGCGAGGTCAAAATAACTGCTTTCTCGTCATTCGTGGTAGTGAATGAACAAGCCCTCCAAATGCCGCTACCGACCTACTTTGATGGGAAGGAGTACTTCGTGCCCGCCAGGGCATTCTTCTCGGTGTTGGCTGCCACTGTTTTACCGGAGGCACGGTATGACGAGGTCCGGCGAACCTTTGTGAGCTCTGTGCTGCATTCCACCTTCAACATCCATTCAGCCCAGGTTGAATCCAAACAAAACGGTACCCTTATCCGGGTGCGGACCAGCAAACAATTCGACACCCGCAATGTGGTCCGATATATAACTGACAATGGTTGGCTGGTGGTGCAGGTACCTGAGGGTCGGGTGGATACTCTGGGACTGAGCCGTTCCACCTTAGGAGGTATCATCCGAAAAGCATGGGGACGCCAGCTGGAGAGATCCGCTGAGCTGCGGTTCAAGCTTACCGATAAGATTATTTTGCCGGAAGTATACCAAGTGGAGGGGAGCACGGAGCTGCATATCGCTATCCGCAATCCAACCCGCCGTAAGAGCGACCGGACCAGGGAAATGCGGGAGCAGTGGTACCTGGACACAATTGTTATCGATCCCGGGCATGGCGGGATAGATGCCGGCACGGTTGGACGGAGTGAACTAATGGAAAAGACGGTCACGCTAGATGTGGCCCAACGCCTGGGACGCCTAATTAAGCGCAAGTCGAATATGAGGGTAGTCTATACCCGGGACGAAGACGTGTTTGTCCCGCTCTGGCAGCGGACCAAGATTGCTAACGAGGCGGGAGGGAAGCTCTTCATCTCCATCCACGTGAACGGTGTGAAGAGCCGGTACGCCCATGGCTTCGAAACCTGGCTTCTGGCACCCGCCAACACGCAGGAAGCCATCGAGGTCGCCCGACTAGAAAACAGTGTTATCGCCCTGGAAGAGTCGAACCATGCTTATCAGGAATTCTCCGATGAGGCCCTGATCCTCTCCACCATGGCCCAAAGCGTGTGGATGAAGGAGAGCGAAGCTCTGGCTGGGATCATTCAGGAGCAACTAAGTAAAGGACTGGACGCCCCTAATCGCGGAGTAAAGCAGGCCGGGTTTTTGGTGATGATCGGCGCTACCATGCCTAATGTCCTGGTGGAAACTGGTTTTATCAGCAACCGAATCGAGGAACAGAAGCTTGCCCAAAATGAATATCGCCAACACATAGCCGAGGGACTCTTCAGCGCGATCATGATCTTCAAGGAAAAATACGAGGGGGCCATGCTGGCAGAGCAAGGGGATTAACCTGTCACGCAGCTCACAATCTGCCTATCTGACTCTGCTCCCTCTCACACTTGCTTTCACCTGCGGTTGGATTTTTACCTACACTTCCGAAGCAATACCCAAGGGGCATACGACACCTGGCAACAATAAGCAGTCTGCCTAGCACCCCAGTCAATACCATGCACACTCTCCTGAAGTACCTGTTTAACCTGGAACGAAGGGGTATCAAGTTGGGGCTTGATTCGACGCGGGAATTGCTAAAGCGGTGTGGAAATCCACATCAGGGTTTCCCCATCGTTCAGATAGCGGGAACCAACGGCAAAGGCTCCACCGCTGCTATGACAGCCCACATCCTCTTTAAACATGGTCGGAGGGTGGGGTTATACACATCCCCTCATCTGTGTCGATTTAATGAGCGCATCCGGATCGATGGTATCACAATTGCAGACAGCTATATTATCCAATGGGTGAAGGAACACAAGCGAGATTTGGAGGAGATCTCGGCCACTTTCTTTGAGGCCACAACGACGATGGCACTGAACTACTTTTATGATCGTGGGGTGGATGTGGCTATTCTGGAGACCGGACTGGGTGGCCGCCTGGATGCCACCACCGCAACTGATCCAGATTGGACAGCTCTCACACCGATTGCCTTAGACCATAGCGATATGCTGGGAGATAGCGTGGAGATGATTGCCCGGGAGAAGGCCGGGATCATGAAGGCGGGGGTGCCGTGTTTCTCAGCTCCCCAAACCCCAGCGGTACAGCAGGTGATAGAATCTGAGGCTGAGCATGTCGGCACGTCGGTCATCTTTTTGGATGAGGATATATCCATCCCTCAACCTCACAAGCTTCCCGGGCATCACCAGCACACCAACGCCATCCTGGCCTGGAACCTGGCACAGGCAATCCTCGCGCATAACTTCGATCCCAGCATTGCCAGGAAAGCCATAATAGCTGCTTTCTGGCCTGGCAGGTATCAACAGCTCCAAGAGAGGCCAAAAGTCATCTACGACGTTGCACACAATCCTCACGGGGCGGCCGCTTTCCTAGAAACAATGGCCGGGGAGCCTACCACTAACCGTAAGTGGCTGGTATTAGCCATACAGCAGGGTAAAAAGGTGGATCAGATGCTTGAGATGCTGCTGCCCAGATTTGAGACCGTGGTGCTCACCCAGACCGACATACGCCACTTTGTCCCCGTCCACG
Proteins encoded:
- a CDS encoding folylpolyglutamate synthase/dihydrofolate synthase family protein, coding for MHTLLKYLFNLERRGIKLGLDSTRELLKRCGNPHQGFPIVQIAGTNGKGSTAAMTAHILFKHGRRVGLYTSPHLCRFNERIRIDGITIADSYIIQWVKEHKRDLEEISATFFEATTTMALNYFYDRGVDVAILETGLGGRLDATTATDPDWTALTPIALDHSDMLGDSVEMIAREKAGIMKAGVPCFSAPQTPAVQQVIESEAEHVGTSVIFLDEDISIPQPHKLPGHHQHTNAILAWNLAQAILAHNFDPSIARKAIIAAFWPGRYQQLQERPKVIYDVAHNPHGAAAFLETMAGEPTTNRKWLVLAIQQGKKVDQMLEMLLPRFETVVLTQTDIRHFVPVHDLAHQVGTSFLNLEIEANPVAAIQRAVNEATEKDFVAILGSHYLGPAVAQVFKISFDILY
- a CDS encoding N-acetylmuramoyl-L-alanine amidase, which produces MKYSVYRGYTACLLGRLLLPIALLPVILAADEIRVVFPNQPERRDVLRTFFLGNVEYLSSQELATIYSVNTYINDNVNKLVLYFWDGEVKITAFSSFVVVNEQALQMPLPTYFDGKEYFVPARAFFSVLAATVLPEARYDEVRRTFVSSVLHSTFNIHSAQVESKQNGTLIRVRTSKQFDTRNVVRYITDNGWLVVQVPEGRVDTLGLSRSTLGGIIRKAWGRQLERSAELRFKLTDKIILPEVYQVEGSTELHIAIRNPTRRKSDRTREMREQWYLDTIVIDPGHGGIDAGTVGRSELMEKTVTLDVAQRLGRLIKRKSNMRVVYTRDEDVFVPLWQRTKIANEAGGKLFISIHVNGVKSRYAHGFETWLLAPANTQEAIEVARLENSVIALEESNHAYQEFSDEALILSTMAQSVWMKESEALAGIIQEQLSKGLDAPNRGVKQAGFLVMIGATMPNVLVETGFISNRIEEQKLAQNEYRQHIAEGLFSAIMIFKEKYEGAMLAEQGD